In the Pseudomonas orientalis genome, one interval contains:
- a CDS encoding general stress protein, producing MTTGNKNPGNFANDREKASEAGKKGGQASGGNFANDREKASEAGRKGGQHSHGGGRKSGS from the coding sequence ATGACTACAGGTAACAAAAACCCAGGCAACTTTGCCAACGATCGTGAAAAAGCATCCGAAGCCGGGAAAAAAGGTGGCCAGGCGTCAGGCGGAAACTTCGCCAATGACCGCGAAAAAGCTTCCGAGGCAGGCCGCAAAGGCGGTCAGCACAGCCATGGCGGTGGCCGGAAGTCGGGCTCTTGA
- a CDS encoding manganese catalase family protein: protein MFLHNKRLQYTVRVAEPNPGLANLLLEQFGGAQGELAAASRYFTQALAEDDPGRKDLLMDIATEELSHLEIVGSIIVMLNKGAKGRMAEGVEEEGELYRSLNGAGNDSHITSLLYGAGAPLVNSAGVPWTAAYIDTIGEPTADMRSNIAAEARAKIVYERLMNVTDDPGVRDALGFLMTREIAHQISFEKALHSIQPNFPQGKLPGKPEFAQVYYNMSQGEGNMRGPWNQGDEWEFVESPQPAVDGGDGTASVQLDADDEALLSAMKIRTLSDPTSDPVTGADLGSGMQPKPDL from the coding sequence ATGTTTCTACATAACAAGCGACTTCAATACACCGTACGTGTTGCCGAACCCAATCCGGGCCTGGCGAATCTTTTGCTTGAACAATTTGGCGGCGCTCAAGGCGAGTTGGCGGCCGCATCCCGTTATTTCACCCAGGCCCTGGCTGAAGACGACCCAGGTCGAAAAGACCTGTTGATGGACATCGCCACCGAGGAGCTCAGCCATCTGGAGATTGTCGGTTCCATCATCGTGATGCTCAACAAGGGCGCCAAGGGGCGGATGGCCGAAGGCGTGGAGGAGGAGGGCGAGTTGTATCGGTCCCTCAATGGCGCCGGCAATGACTCGCATATCACCAGCCTGTTGTACGGTGCGGGCGCGCCTCTGGTGAACTCTGCAGGTGTTCCATGGACAGCGGCTTACATCGACACCATTGGTGAGCCCACGGCGGATATGCGTTCCAATATCGCCGCCGAAGCACGCGCCAAAATCGTCTATGAGCGCCTGATGAACGTCACCGATGATCCAGGCGTGAGGGACGCCTTGGGTTTTCTGATGACCCGTGAAATCGCGCACCAGATTTCCTTTGAAAAGGCTCTGCATTCGATTCAACCGAACTTCCCCCAAGGCAAGCTGCCGGGCAAGCCGGAGTTCGCTCAGGTGTACTACAACATGTCCCAGGGCGAAGGAAACATGCGCGGTCCCTGGAACCAGGGCGACGAATGGGAATTTGTCGAGAGCCCGCAACCTGCGGTCGACGGCGGCGATGGCACGGCCAGTGTGCAACTGGATGCTGACGATGAAGCACTGTTGAGCGCAATGAAAATCCGCACGCTCTCCGACCCTACCAGCGACCCCGTCACCGGTGCCGATCTGGGCTCGGGCATGCAGCCCAAGCCTGATCTCTGA
- a CDS encoding ferritin-like domain-containing protein: protein MATPQENLLDWLRDAHAMEQQAEKMLKAQSERLEHYPKLKARIDEHIQETLGQQALIDECLSRLGGSSSTLKDIGGKLMAFGQAVGGSLMSDEVIKGAMAGYVFENMEVASYTVLIAAAQAAGDAETQAACEKILPQEIAMAQWLLEHLPELTQAFLERSAAPDTEAKR from the coding sequence ATGGCGACCCCACAGGAAAACCTGCTCGACTGGCTGCGAGATGCCCATGCGATGGAGCAGCAAGCCGAGAAAATGCTCAAGGCGCAATCCGAGCGGCTGGAGCATTATCCCAAGCTGAAGGCGCGGATCGACGAGCATATTCAGGAAACCCTTGGCCAGCAGGCCCTTATTGACGAGTGCCTGTCGCGCCTGGGCGGCAGCTCCTCGACCCTCAAAGACATCGGCGGCAAGTTGATGGCCTTCGGGCAAGCGGTTGGCGGCTCACTGATGAGTGACGAAGTGATCAAGGGCGCGATGGCCGGCTACGTCTTCGAAAATATGGAGGTGGCCAGCTACACGGTGCTCATAGCGGCCGCGCAGGCGGCGGGAGACGCCGAGACACAAGCGGCGTGCGAGAAGATCCTGCCCCAGGAAATTGCCATGGCGCAATGGCTGCTCGAGCATTTGCCAGAGCTCACACAAGCGTTCCTGGAGCGCTCTGCCGCACCTGACACAGAAGCCAAGCGCTGA
- a CDS encoding histidine kinase famiy protein, translating to MATKNKPVVDNVEMAGLSSDRKDLFFAAMQTSRSAMIVTDPVQPDNPIIFANPAFLSLTGFEHDEVIGRNCRFLQGPQTDKSALRQVQRAVEQRHEVCVEVLNYRKDGSTFWNELFISPLFNERGQLVYLFASQLDVSRRHDAESRVRRAQDLEALGQLTGGIAHDFNNLLQVMVGYLELIQQSAKRPGCDPQRIFNSASRARAAAEKAQTLTQQLLAFSRKQRLESRVISVNTLLSRPELMDMLQDVNLQKELADDLWNCCIDPAQAELAVRHLLSNAQDALHGRSDPMVTVKTSNVRVPGDADAERDGLVEGGYVCISISDNGNGIAEGIQEKVMQPFFTTKEEGQGSGLGLSMVYGFVKQSGGTARIHSYPGIGTTVRLYFPADDSQLWVERTPAASSLQGQERILIVEDRPELAELAQVILADYGYQTGIAYHASEALGMLESSAYDLVFSDLIMPGEMDGAALAREVSRLYPRTRVLLTTGYAKDALERTDISVDEFELIQKPYQSADLARKIRAVLDA from the coding sequence TTGGCAACCAAGAATAAGCCGGTGGTCGACAACGTCGAGATGGCGGGGCTTTCTTCCGACCGCAAAGATCTGTTTTTCGCTGCCATGCAAACCAGCCGTAGCGCGATGATCGTGACGGATCCCGTTCAGCCGGACAATCCAATTATCTTCGCCAACCCGGCGTTCCTGAGCCTGACCGGGTTTGAGCACGACGAGGTGATAGGACGCAATTGCAGGTTCCTGCAAGGGCCGCAGACTGACAAGAGCGCTCTACGCCAGGTGCAGCGTGCGGTTGAGCAGCGCCACGAGGTCTGTGTCGAGGTCCTCAATTACCGCAAGGACGGCTCGACCTTCTGGAACGAACTGTTCATCTCTCCGTTGTTCAACGAACGCGGTCAATTGGTGTACTTGTTTGCCTCTCAATTGGATGTGAGCCGACGTCACGACGCAGAGTCGCGCGTGCGCCGGGCCCAAGACCTGGAGGCATTGGGCCAACTCACGGGTGGCATCGCCCATGACTTCAACAACCTGTTGCAAGTGATGGTCGGCTATCTGGAGCTGATTCAGCAGAGCGCCAAGCGCCCCGGTTGCGACCCGCAACGCATCTTCAACAGTGCCAGTCGGGCCCGGGCGGCCGCTGAGAAAGCGCAAACCCTGACTCAGCAATTGCTGGCATTTTCACGTAAGCAGCGGCTCGAAAGCAGAGTGATCAGCGTCAACACGTTGTTGAGTCGCCCTGAACTCATGGACATGCTGCAAGACGTCAATCTGCAGAAAGAACTTGCCGACGACCTGTGGAACTGCTGCATCGACCCTGCCCAGGCGGAGTTGGCGGTGCGGCACCTGCTGTCGAATGCACAGGACGCGTTGCACGGGCGTAGCGACCCGATGGTGACGGTTAAAACCAGCAACGTTCGAGTGCCGGGCGACGCCGATGCCGAACGTGATGGTCTGGTCGAGGGCGGTTATGTGTGTATCTCGATCTCTGACAATGGCAACGGCATTGCCGAGGGTATTCAGGAAAAAGTCATGCAGCCGTTTTTCACCACCAAAGAGGAAGGCCAGGGCTCGGGTCTGGGCCTGTCGATGGTGTATGGCTTCGTCAAGCAATCGGGCGGTACGGCGCGCATCCATTCATACCCAGGCATCGGTACCACGGTGCGCCTGTACTTCCCGGCCGATGACAGCCAGCTTTGGGTCGAGCGAACCCCCGCCGCGAGCTCATTGCAAGGCCAGGAAAGAATTCTGATTGTTGAGGACCGGCCTGAATTGGCCGAATTGGCGCAAGTGATACTGGCTGACTACGGCTATCAGACAGGCATCGCGTATCACGCCAGCGAGGCGTTAGGCATGCTGGAGAGTTCGGCATACGATCTGGTGTTCAGCGACTTGATCATGCCGGGCGAGATGGATGGGGCGGCGCTCGCTCGAGAAGTATCGCGCTTGTATCCGCGTACCAGGGTCTTGCTCACGACCGGCTACGCGAAAGATGCATTGGAGCGTACGGACATATCGGTGGATGAGTTCGAGCTGATTCAAAAACCATACCAGTCCGCCGACCTGGCCCGAAAAATCCGCGCGGTGCTCGATGCCTGA
- the cyoE gene encoding heme o synthase, which yields MDHGQYSSQHAGALRHWLGLFNAGIQLTKPGIIFGNLASVLGGYFLAGRGHLAEPAHLLATLLGTALVIGCGCVINNCVDRDIDRRMVRTCHRALALRTVTVPAAATYAIALGVAGFGLLWAGSNTLACFLAMAGLVIYAGVYTYWLKRRSHWATLIGSLSGAMPPVIGYCAVTGRFDATAMLLVVVFCCWQMPHSHAISVMRREDFRAARLPLLSLPEAYRQIQAYILAFLASSLVLGVVAQMHAVYFALMLGLCGYWMTLAASASRLTDPPGWARKVFGFSILLVLALNLSLAVMGQA from the coding sequence ATGGATCATGGACAGTATTCATCACAACATGCTGGCGCACTGAGACACTGGCTGGGGCTGTTCAATGCCGGGATCCAACTGACCAAGCCGGGGATTATTTTCGGCAACCTCGCGTCGGTGCTGGGGGGCTACTTCCTCGCGGGTCGCGGCCATCTGGCAGAGCCTGCGCACTTGCTGGCGACGCTGCTGGGCACCGCCCTGGTGATCGGGTGCGGCTGTGTCATCAATAACTGCGTCGACCGCGATATTGATCGGCGCATGGTGCGCACCTGTCACCGCGCGCTGGCACTGCGAACCGTCACAGTGCCCGCCGCCGCAACCTATGCCATCGCCCTGGGCGTGGCCGGTTTCGGGTTGCTGTGGGCAGGCAGCAATACGCTGGCCTGCTTCCTGGCCATGGCGGGTCTGGTGATCTATGCAGGTGTGTATACCTACTGGCTCAAGCGCCGCTCCCATTGGGCAACCCTGATCGGCAGCCTTTCCGGAGCGATGCCGCCGGTGATCGGCTACTGCGCGGTCACGGGCAGGTTCGACGCCACGGCGATGTTGCTGGTCGTGGTGTTCTGCTGTTGGCAAATGCCTCATTCCCACGCCATCAGTGTGATGCGTCGTGAGGATTTTCGCGCGGCGCGCCTGCCGCTTCTGAGCCTGCCCGAGGCGTACCGGCAGATACAGGCGTACATCCTGGCATTCCTCGCCAGCAGCCTGGTGCTGGGCGTGGTTGCGCAGATGCATGCCGTGTATTTTGCGCTGATGCTCGGACTCTGCGGTTACTGGATGACGCTCGCGGCCAGTGCCTCCCGCCTGACCGACCCGCCCGGCTGGGCGCGCAAGGTATTTGGTTTCTCGATTCTGCTGGTACTGGCACTCAACCTGTCGCTGGCAGTAATGGGCCAGGCCTGA
- the cyoD gene encoding cytochrome o ubiquinol oxidase subunit IV yields MYKQSSIHSSAGTSHGSSRSYLVGFLVSVLLTLIPFGLVMFPSLPRVTTAWLVVALGAIQIVVHLKFFLHLDTAEEQRWNLIALIFSAVIILLLVGLSLWIMDSIHHNMLAH; encoded by the coding sequence ATGTACAAGCAAAGTTCGATTCACAGCAGCGCCGGTACCAGCCATGGCAGCAGCCGCTCCTACCTGGTCGGGTTCCTGGTGTCGGTGCTGCTGACCCTGATTCCGTTCGGCCTGGTGATGTTTCCGTCACTGCCGCGTGTCACCACCGCCTGGCTGGTGGTGGCACTGGGGGCGATACAAATCGTGGTCCATCTCAAGTTCTTCCTGCATCTGGACACCGCCGAGGAACAACGCTGGAACCTGATTGCGCTGATTTTCTCGGCGGTCATCATCCTTCTGCTGGTAGGACTCTCGCTATGGATCATGGACAGTATTCATCACAACATGCTGGCGCACTGA
- a CDS encoding cytochrome o ubiquinol oxidase subunit III, giving the protein MSNIVIDKDIAHNHEQGHEDAGSLSLFGFWIYLMTDCILFATLFAGYAVLRDSVAGGPSSVDIFELPYVLGETMLLLLSSITYGYAMLAMNRGQQSQVLRWLGLTFVLGAGFIAMEINEFHHLITEGYGPDRSAFLTAFFTLVGTHGAHVLTGLIWMAVLMVQVRQKGLTNTNATRLSCLSLFWHFLDVVWICVFTVVYLLGVV; this is encoded by the coding sequence ATGTCCAATATCGTTATCGACAAAGACATTGCCCACAACCACGAGCAAGGGCATGAAGACGCCGGTTCCCTGAGCCTGTTCGGGTTCTGGATCTACCTGATGACCGACTGCATCCTGTTCGCGACCTTGTTCGCCGGCTATGCGGTGTTGCGCGACAGCGTGGCGGGCGGTCCTTCGAGCGTGGACATTTTTGAACTGCCCTATGTGCTGGGTGAAACCATGCTGCTGCTGTTGAGCAGCATCACCTACGGCTACGCAATGCTGGCGATGAACCGTGGCCAGCAAAGCCAGGTCCTGCGCTGGCTGGGGCTTACGTTCGTGCTCGGCGCGGGCTTTATCGCCATGGAAATCAATGAGTTCCACCATTTGATCACAGAAGGTTACGGGCCGGACCGCAGCGCGTTCCTCACCGCTTTTTTCACCCTGGTGGGCACCCATGGCGCGCACGTACTGACGGGGTTGATCTGGATGGCGGTGCTGATGGTGCAGGTTCGGCAGAAAGGCCTGACCAACACCAACGCCACCCGGCTCAGTTGCCTGAGCCTGTTCTGGCACTTCCTGGACGTGGTGTGGATCTGCGTCTTTACCGTGGTCTATCTGTTGGGGGTGGTGTGA
- the cyoB gene encoding cytochrome o ubiquinol oxidase subunit I has protein sequence MFGKLSWDAIPTTEPIVMYTLAFIGLIGVAMVGTITWKRKWGYLWREWFTSVDHKKIGCMYIIVALVMLLRGFSDAIMMRTQQAMAASGGPGYLPPEHYDQIFTAHGVIMIFFVAMPFVVGLMNVVVPLQIGARDVAYPFLNALSFWLFVVGAALVNVSLGIGEFARTGWVAYPPLSGLAYSPGVGVDYYIWSLQISGIGTLLTGVNFFVTILKMRTEGMTLFKMPVFTWNALCTSVLILASFPILTATLLMLSLDRYLGMHFFTNEAGGNPMMYVNLIWAWGHPEVYILILPAFGVFSEIAATFSSKRLFGYVSLVWATIAITVLSFIVWLHHFFTMGAGGNVNAFFGIMTMIIAVPTGVKIFTWLFTMYRGRVRFETPMLWTLGFIVTFSIGGMTGVLLAVPGADFLLHNSLFLIAHFHNVIIGGAVFGYMAGLTYWFPKAFGFRLNDKLGRIAFWCWLVGFYLAFMPSYVLGFMGMTRRLNHFDNPEWRPWLLVELVGVGVILCGVAAQALQLFVSIRNRHQYRDLTGDPWDGRTLEWATSSPPPLYNFAEQPKVNDLDAYWGMKERGVSTLSHTDYRSIHMPRNTASGLVISLFALICSFALVWHIWWLAAFGLVASVVAFVVRSYDEDTDYFVPAQEVARIETARLKDLEEA, from the coding sequence ATGTTCGGAAAACTGTCATGGGACGCGATTCCAACCACTGAACCCATTGTGATGTACACACTGGCCTTCATCGGCCTGATCGGCGTAGCGATGGTGGGCACGATCACCTGGAAGCGCAAATGGGGCTACCTGTGGCGCGAGTGGTTCACCTCGGTGGACCACAAGAAAATCGGCTGCATGTACATCATCGTCGCGCTGGTGATGCTGCTGCGCGGGTTTTCCGATGCCATCATGATGCGCACCCAGCAAGCCATGGCCGCCAGCGGCGGGCCGGGCTACCTGCCGCCCGAACACTACGACCAGATCTTCACCGCCCACGGCGTGATCATGATTTTTTTCGTGGCCATGCCCTTCGTGGTCGGCTTGATGAACGTCGTGGTGCCATTGCAGATCGGCGCACGCGACGTGGCCTACCCGTTTCTCAACGCGCTGAGCTTCTGGCTGTTCGTGGTCGGTGCCGCGCTGGTCAACGTCTCGCTGGGGATCGGTGAGTTTGCGCGCACCGGATGGGTCGCCTATCCGCCGTTATCCGGGTTGGCATATAGCCCCGGGGTCGGCGTGGACTACTACATCTGGTCATTGCAGATATCCGGCATCGGCACGCTGCTGACGGGGGTGAATTTCTTCGTCACGATTCTGAAGATGCGCACCGAAGGCATGACCCTGTTCAAGATGCCGGTATTCACCTGGAACGCGCTGTGCACCTCGGTGCTGATCCTCGCATCGTTTCCCATCCTCACCGCCACCCTGCTGATGCTGAGCCTGGACCGTTACCTGGGCATGCATTTTTTCACCAACGAAGCCGGCGGCAACCCGATGATGTACGTCAACCTCATCTGGGCCTGGGGGCATCCGGAGGTGTACATCCTGATCCTGCCGGCGTTCGGAGTGTTTTCCGAAATCGCCGCCACGTTCAGCAGCAAGCGGCTGTTCGGCTACGTGTCGCTGGTGTGGGCGACGATTGCGATCACCGTGTTGTCATTCATCGTGTGGCTGCACCATTTCTTCACCATGGGCGCAGGGGGCAACGTCAATGCATTCTTCGGCATCATGACGATGATTATCGCGGTGCCGACCGGGGTGAAGATCTTTACCTGGCTGTTCACCATGTACCGTGGCCGGGTGCGCTTCGAAACCCCGATGCTGTGGACCCTGGGCTTTATCGTGACCTTCAGCATCGGCGGCATGACCGGCGTACTGCTGGCCGTGCCGGGCGCTGACTTCCTGCTGCACAACAGCCTGTTTCTGATCGCGCACTTTCACAACGTGATCATCGGCGGCGCAGTGTTCGGCTATATGGCCGGTCTCACCTACTGGTTCCCCAAGGCCTTTGGTTTCCGCTTGAACGACAAGCTGGGGCGCATTGCCTTCTGGTGCTGGCTGGTCGGCTTCTACCTCGCGTTCATGCCGTCCTACGTGCTGGGCTTCATGGGCATGACCCGGCGCCTCAACCATTTCGACAATCCGGAATGGCGGCCCTGGCTGTTGGTGGAGCTGGTCGGCGTAGGCGTCATCCTCTGCGGCGTTGCGGCCCAGGCCCTGCAACTGTTCGTCAGCATCCGCAACCGTCATCAGTATCGCGACCTCACGGGCGATCCGTGGGACGGGCGCACCCTGGAGTGGGCCACCTCCTCGCCACCGCCACTGTACAACTTCGCCGAGCAACCCAAGGTCAACGACCTGGACGCCTACTGGGGCATGAAGGAGCGCGGCGTGAGCACCCTGAGCCACACCGACTACCGCAGCATCCACATGCCACGCAATACCGCTTCGGGGCTGGTGATCAGTCTGTTCGCGCTGATCTGCAGCTTTGCCCTGGTCTGGCATATCTGGTGGCTGGCGGCGTTCGGGCTGGTGGCCTCGGTGGTGGCGTTCGTGGTGCGCAGCTACGACGAAGACACCGATTACTTCGTGCCCGCGCAGGAAGTCGCGCGCATTGAAACGGCACGTCTCAAAGACCTGGAAGAGGCTTGA
- the cyoA gene encoding ubiquinol oxidase subunit II, translating to MKRTIAYCLASLASLFLLTGCNLVVFNPKGQVATDERDLIILATGLMLLIVVPVIVLMFVFAYRYRATNKNARYSPRWASSHKIEAVVWGVPLLIIIALGWVTWETTHALDPYRPLDSDTPPINVQVVATDWKWLFIYPDLGIASVNELALPVHTPVSFTITSDAAMTSFFIPALGGQIYAMAGMQTKLHLIANETGEFRGIAANYNGPGFSDMHFAALSLSPADFQTWVTKVKGASKPLDHTSYAQLAKPTIKHPVTYYSAVQERLFLDIVDKYEGMNKANKTRRAPSSSAEQRADSHPSLLAEEQ from the coding sequence ATGAAACGAACGATTGCTTACTGCCTGGCATCTCTGGCCAGCCTCTTCTTGTTAACCGGCTGCAACCTGGTGGTGTTCAATCCCAAGGGGCAGGTGGCAACCGATGAACGCGACCTGATTATCCTCGCCACCGGGCTGATGTTGTTGATTGTAGTGCCGGTGATCGTGCTGATGTTCGTATTTGCCTACCGCTATCGTGCGACCAACAAGAACGCGCGTTATTCGCCGCGCTGGGCCAGCTCCCACAAAATCGAAGCGGTGGTGTGGGGCGTTCCGCTGCTGATCATCATCGCCCTGGGCTGGGTGACGTGGGAAACCACCCACGCCCTTGACCCCTATCGCCCGCTCGACTCGGACACGCCGCCGATCAACGTGCAGGTGGTGGCCACCGACTGGAAGTGGCTGTTCATCTACCCCGACCTGGGTATTGCCAGCGTCAACGAACTGGCCCTGCCGGTGCACACGCCGGTGAGTTTCACCATCACCTCCGATGCGGCCATGACGTCATTTTTCATCCCGGCACTGGGCGGACAGATCTACGCCATGGCCGGCATGCAGACCAAGCTGCACCTGATCGCCAACGAGACCGGCGAGTTCCGGGGAATTGCCGCCAACTACAACGGCCCCGGTTTTTCCGACATGCATTTCGCCGCGCTGTCATTGAGCCCCGCCGACTTTCAAACCTGGGTGACCAAGGTCAAAGGCGCCTCCAAGCCCCTTGACCACACGAGCTACGCGCAATTGGCCAAACCCACCATCAAGCACCCGGTGACCTATTACTCGGCGGTGCAGGAGCGGCTGTTCCTGGACATCGTCGATAAATACGAAGGCATGAACAAGGCCAATAAAACCAGGCGCGCGCCATCGAGCAGCGCTGAACAACGCGCCGATTCACACCCCAGTCTGCTGGCCGAGGAGCAATAA
- a CDS encoding APC family permease — MSESSLSQAAPSKPSLRRAVTGPMLFLFILGDVLGAGVYALAGTIAGQVGGAIWVPLLVALFFAMLTAGSYAELVTKYPHAGAASVFAEKAFKSPLISFLVGFCMLAAAVTSAAGLSLAFAGDYLAAFIDVSPHVAALVFLLVIALLNARGIKESLGANMVMTCVELSGLLLVVVAAAWCFQSGEANLGRAFEFKPGINPMLAVLGAALLAFYSFVGFETSANLAEEIRGVRKVYPRALFAALIVAGIVYMAVGVAASVVLPMDKLTATSAPLLEVVRASGLNIPPQLFAFIALVAVANGALLTMVMASRLTYGMARMGLLPEPLSRVLPKRRTPWVAIIASTAVAIALTLTGTLAALAETVVLLLLFVFLSTNLAVLVLRRDRIEEEHFRVPSWVPVLAIVSCLILLSQQSLDTWLRGGALIVLGMVLYGCNRLVAPAVQAG, encoded by the coding sequence ATGTCCGAATCCAGTTTGAGCCAAGCCGCACCCTCCAAGCCGTCCTTGCGCCGCGCCGTAACCGGCCCGATGTTGTTCCTGTTCATCCTCGGCGATGTGCTCGGCGCGGGCGTGTATGCGCTGGCCGGAACCATCGCCGGTCAGGTGGGCGGGGCGATCTGGGTGCCGCTGCTGGTGGCGTTGTTCTTCGCCATGCTCACCGCCGGCTCGTACGCCGAGCTGGTGACCAAATACCCGCATGCGGGCGCCGCTTCGGTGTTCGCCGAGAAGGCATTCAAGTCACCGCTGATCTCATTCCTGGTGGGCTTTTGCATGCTTGCCGCCGCCGTCACCAGCGCCGCCGGGTTATCCCTGGCGTTTGCCGGCGACTACCTGGCCGCGTTCATCGATGTATCGCCCCATGTGGCGGCGCTGGTTTTTCTGCTGGTGATTGCACTGTTGAATGCGCGCGGGATCAAGGAGTCGCTGGGCGCCAATATGGTGATGACGTGCGTGGAGCTGTCCGGGCTGCTGTTGGTGGTGGTCGCCGCGGCCTGGTGTTTCCAGTCCGGCGAAGCCAACCTGGGGCGGGCGTTCGAATTCAAGCCCGGCATCAACCCGATGCTCGCCGTGCTCGGCGCCGCATTGCTGGCGTTCTATTCGTTCGTCGGCTTTGAAACGTCGGCCAATCTGGCGGAAGAAATCCGTGGGGTGCGCAAGGTCTATCCGCGCGCGCTGTTCGCCGCGTTGATCGTGGCGGGCATTGTGTATATGGCGGTAGGGGTTGCCGCTTCCGTGGTGCTGCCGATGGACAAACTGACCGCTACTTCGGCACCGTTGCTTGAAGTGGTGCGCGCCTCGGGCCTGAATATACCTCCGCAACTGTTTGCCTTCATTGCCTTGGTGGCGGTCGCCAATGGTGCGTTGCTGACGATGGTCATGGCCAGCCGCCTGACCTACGGCATGGCGCGCATGGGCCTGCTGCCGGAGCCGTTGTCACGCGTGCTGCCCAAACGCCGTACGCCCTGGGTGGCGATCATCGCCAGCACCGCCGTGGCCATTGCCTTGACCTTGACCGGCACGCTGGCGGCCTTGGCCGAGACGGTGGTTTTGTTGCTGCTGTTTGTGTTTCTCAGTACCAACCTGGCGGTACTGGTATTGCGTCGTGACAGGATCGAGGAGGAGCATTTTCGTGTGCCGAGCTGGGTGCCGGTGCTGGCGATTGTTTCGTGTCTGATTCTGCTCAGCCAGCAGAGCCTGGATACCTGGTTGCGGGGTGGGGCGCTGATTGTGCTGGGCATGGTGTTGTATGGGTGCAATCGGTTGGTGGCGCCGGCGGTGCAGGCGGGGTGA
- a CDS encoding zinc-dependent alcohol dehydrogenase, with product MRALTWQAPNLLQVDNVPDPAILNPRDAIIRVTLSSVCGSDLHLLGGYVPAMKPGDIIGHEFMGEVVEVGKGITDLHQGDKVVTISIIGCGNCEPCQRSDFSCCDNSNPNPSATDLMYGQPCCGILGYSHAFGGYPGSHATYVRVPFADVNLFKVPEGVSDEQALFVSDAAPTGYFAADNAGIQPGDTVAVWGCGGVGQMAICSAYLLGAERVIAIDRYPDRLRLAEERGKAIPINYEKTNVHEALLELTGGRGPDRCIDCVGMEAHGTEIDYAYDKAKQLLRLHTERGTVLRQAIRACRKGGTVSVVGVYGGVLDKFPMGAIVNKALTLKSGQQPGQRYAATLFEHIQKGELDPAYLLTHPMSLEDGAQGYKLFKEKSDECLRAVFRP from the coding sequence ATGCGCGCACTCACTTGGCAAGCACCAAACCTGCTGCAGGTCGATAACGTACCCGACCCGGCGATCCTTAACCCGCGCGATGCGATCATTCGCGTGACCCTGTCTTCTGTGTGCGGTTCAGACCTGCATCTGCTCGGCGGCTACGTACCGGCCATGAAACCGGGCGATATCATCGGTCACGAATTCATGGGCGAGGTGGTCGAGGTCGGCAAGGGCATCACCGACCTGCACCAGGGTGACAAGGTGGTGACCATTTCGATCATCGGCTGCGGCAACTGCGAACCGTGCCAGCGCAGCGATTTTTCCTGCTGCGATAACTCCAACCCCAATCCGTCGGCGACAGACCTGATGTACGGCCAACCGTGCTGCGGCATCCTCGGCTACAGCCATGCCTTCGGTGGCTACCCTGGCAGCCACGCGACCTACGTGCGGGTACCGTTTGCCGACGTCAACCTGTTCAAGGTGCCCGAAGGCGTCAGCGACGAGCAGGCGCTGTTTGTTTCGGATGCAGCCCCCACCGGTTACTTCGCCGCAGACAATGCCGGTATCCAGCCCGGCGATACCGTGGCGGTGTGGGGTTGCGGCGGCGTGGGCCAGATGGCCATTTGCAGCGCGTACCTTCTGGGCGCGGAACGGGTGATCGCCATCGACCGCTACCCTGACCGGCTGCGCCTGGCCGAGGAGCGCGGCAAGGCGATCCCTATCAACTACGAGAAAACCAATGTGCATGAGGCCTTGCTGGAACTGACCGGCGGGCGTGGGCCGGACCGTTGCATCGATTGCGTGGGGATGGAGGCCCATGGCACCGAAATCGATTATGCCTATGACAAGGCCAAGCAACTGCTCAGGTTGCACACCGAACGCGGCACAGTGCTCAGGCAGGCGATACGCGCGTGTCGCAAAGGCGGGACGGTATCGGTGGTGGGTGTCTATGGTGGGGTGCTCGACAAGTTTCCCATGGGGGCGATCGTCAACAAGGCCCTGACGTTGAAATCTGGGCAGCAGCCGGGTCAGCGTTATGCAGCGACCCTGTTTGAGCATATTCAGAAAGGTGAGTTGGACCCGGCTTATCTGCTGACCCATCCGATGAGCCTGGAGGACGGGGCGCAGGGGTATAAGTTGTTTAAGGAGAAATCGGATGAGTGTTTGCGGGCGGTGTTCAGGCCCTGA